A window of the Ipomoea triloba cultivar NCNSP0323 chromosome 14, ASM357664v1 genome harbors these coding sequences:
- the LOC116004537 gene encoding B3 domain-containing transcription repressor VAL1-like isoform X1, producing MGSKFCMNELCRATTSSEWKKGWGLKSGGFATLCSNCGSAYEHLAFCDMFHMNDSGWRECRMCGKRIHCGCIASRYLYDYMDFGGIGCISCARRLGGHALRPIQTPNDDIPNGTLTMNKIGDTQRVDTENRMDENDFDKGRLLHLSRTMEAHKPGQLFQSQNNGKIKQEAAVPIREVACLPNLNQQSVETSIFGKTDINIPKQGVKDTYESINQTPMNFSLSTPVGTSSSALHILAGIVEGREQNKVSPFQQGQKAHHILPKPVKAAHSSGSEPKKGMTTPNRIARPPGEGRGGRNQLLPRYWPRITDQELQKLSGDLKSNIVPLFEKVLSASDAGRIGRLVLPKACAEAYFPAINHSEGIAIRVQDIKGQEWTFQFRFWPNNNSRMYVLEGVTPCIQSMQLQAGDTVTFSRIDPGGKLVMGFRKATNNADAQDSPNPTLPNGGSCTEIQVSGATDNDMKNEIKAIDDPLPRPVSIPEKKKTRNIGSKNKRLLMQAKDALELKITWEEAQDLLRPPPSVKPTIVVIEEFEFEEYEEPPVFGKRTIFTARPSGEQDQWAQCDSCSKWRRLPMHALLPPKWTCLDNIWDANRCSCSAPDELSPKELDAFLRDNMDSKRRRITENGHDCEPSGLDALATVAVLGDNIGDLGEPSAGVGATTKHPRHRPGCSCIVCIQPPSGKGKHLPSCKCNVCLTVRRRFKTLMLRKKKKQSEREAELGGQGNEEPPRDGSEIEGASGLALIQMNHSENDSNPNGDNDPIEDAGTSKGQLDLNCDPNREEDMLALIPFDDPAANLPIETSRPVQNDLETLRDCLLAQAAREDEGNCADDTQIGSSDSKQENNRENGAQFLD from the exons ATGGGGTCAAAGTTTTGCATGAACGAGCTGTGTCGTGCGACGACGTCGTCTGAATGGAAGAAAGGTTGGGGCTTGAAATCAGGTGGATTTGCAACGCTGTGTTCCAACTGCGG ATCTGCTTATGAACATCTTGCTTTCTGTGACATGTTTCACATGAACGATTCTGGTTGGAGGGAATGCAGAATGTGTGGAAAG CGTATTCATTGTGGGTGCATTGCTTCAAGATATTTGTACGACTACATGGATTTTGGAGGCATAGGGTGTATAAGCTGTGCAAGGCGTTTGGGAGGGCATGCCTTGAGACCGATACAG ACACCTAATGATGATATACCTAATGGAACCTTGACTATGAACAAAATTGGAGATACACAGCGCGTTGATACTGAAAATAGAATggatgaaaatgattttgacaaGGGAAGGCTTCTGCACTTAAGTAGGACTATGGAGGCACACAAGCCTGGACAACTCTTTCAATCCCAAAACAATGGAAAAATTAAACAAGAAGCCGCAGTTCCCATTAGAGAAGTTGCATGCTTGCCAAATCTCAACCAGCAGTCTGTAGAGACATCCATATTTGGCAAAACAGACATCAACATCCCAAAACAAGGTGTTAAAGATACATATGAATCTATCAATCAGACACCAATGAATTTCTCTTTGAGCACCCCTGTGGGTACGTCAAGTTCTGCCCTGCATATTCTTGCTGGGATTGTTGAAGGAAGGGAACAGAACAAGGTTTCTCCATTTCAACAAGGGCAGAAAGCACACCATATTTTGCCCAAGCCAGTCAAAGCTGCCCATAGTTCGGGCTCTGAACCAAAAAAAGGAATGACTACTCCAAATCGTATTGCAAGACCTCCTGGTGAAGGGCGTGGTGGGAGGAATCAGTTACTGCCTAGATATTGGCCTAGGATAACAGACCAAGAGCTACAGAAGTTATCCGGAGA CTTGAAGTCCAACATTGTACCATTGTTTGAGAAGGTTCTGAGTGCTAGTGATGCTGGTCGAATAGGTCGCCTAGTCCTCCCCAAAGCATGTGCTGAA GCATATTTTCCTGCTATTAACCATTCAGAAGGTATAGCTATACGAGTTCAGGATATAAAGGGGCAGGAATGGACATTTCAGTTCAGATTTTGGCCCAATAACAACAGCAGGATGTATGTTCTAGAGGGCGTTACCCCTTGTATACAGAGCATGCAATTGCAAGCTGGTGATACTG TTACATTTAGTCGAATAGATCCAGGGGGAAAATTAGTCATGGGTTTTCGGAAGGCAACAAATAATGCTGATGCACAG GATTCTCCAAATCCAACCCTTCCCAATGGTGGCAGTTGTACAGAAATTCAAGTTTCTGGTGCCACCGACAATGACATG AAGAACGAAATCAAGGCAATTGACGATCCCTTGCCAAGACCTGTATCTATTcctgagaagaagaagacacgGAACATAGGGTCCAAAAATAAGAGGCTCCTGATGCAAGCAAAAGATGCATTAGAACTTAAGATCACATGGGAAGAAGCACAGGACTTGCTCCGTCCTCCTCCATCTGTGAAGCCAACTATTGTTGTGATTGAGGAATTTGAATTTGAAGAATACGAA GAACCGCCGGTTTTTGGAAAGAGGACAATATTCACCGCTCGACCATCAGG GGAGCAGGACCAATGGGCTCAATGTGACAGTTGCTCCAAATGGCGCCGGTTGCCTATGCATGCTCTCCTTCCACCCAAGTGGACATGTTTGGATAATATTTGGGATGCAAACAG ATGTTCGTGTTCTGCTCCAGATGAGTTAAGCCCAAAAGAACTGGATGCATTCTTGAGAGATAACATGG ATTCCAAGAGGCGGAGAATCACGGAGAACGGGCATGATTGTGAACCTTCTGGGTTGGATGCATTGGCCACTGTTGCGGTACTAGGAGACAACATTGGTGATTTAGGTGAGCCTTCGGCTGGAGTGGGAGCCACGACAAAACATCCTCGACATCGCCCTGGTTGTTCTTGCATTGTTTGCATCCAACCCCCGAGCGGGAAGGGCAAGCATCTCCCATCGTGCAAATGTAACGTTTGTTTGACTGTGAGGCGTCGGTTTAAAACACTCATGCTGCGCAAGAAGAAAAAACAGTCGGAACGCGAAGCCGAACTTGGCGGCCAAGGGAACGAAGAGCCTCCGAGAGATGGATCAGAAATCGAAGGCGCAAGTGGACTAGCGTTGATACAAATGAACCATTCAGAAAACGACAGCAACCCAAATGGAGACAACGATCCTATCGAGGATGCCGGGACCAGCAAGGGACAGCTGGACCTGAACTGTGACCCCAACCGCGAAGAGGACATGCTGGCATTGATACCTTTTGACGACCCCGCAGCTAACCTTCCTATTGAGACATCACGCCCAGTGCAGAACGATCTAGAAACCCTGCGTGACTGTTTGCTCGCTCAAGCTGCCAGGGAAGACGAAGGGAATTGTGCTGATGATACGCAAATCGGATCCTCAGATTCCAAGCAAGAAAACAACAGGGAAAACGGTGCACAATTTCTCGATTAA
- the LOC116004537 gene encoding B3 domain-containing transcription repressor VAL1-like isoform X2 yields the protein MGSKFCMNELCRATTSSEWKKGWGLKSGGFATLCSNCGSAYEHLAFCDMFHMNDSGWRECRMCGKRIHCGCIASRYLYDYMDFGGIGCISCARRLGGHALRPIQTPNDDIPNGTLTMNKIGDTQRVDTENRMDENDFDKGRLLHLSRTMEAHKPGQLFQSQNNGKIKQEAAVPIREVACLPNLNQQSVETSIFGKTDINIPKQGVKDTYESINQTPMNFSLSTPVGTSSSALHILAGIVEGREQNKVSPFQQGQKAHHILPKPVKAAHSSGSEPKKGMTTPNRIARPPGEGRGGRNQLLPRYWPRITDQELQKLSGDLKSNIVPLFEKVLSASDAGRIGRLVLPKACAEAYFPAINHSEGIAIRVQDIKGQEWTFQFRFWPNNNSRMYVLEGVTPCIQSMQLQAGDTVTFSRIDPGGKLVMGFRKATNNADAQDSPNPTLPNGGSCTEIQVSGATDNDMNEIKAIDDPLPRPVSIPEKKKTRNIGSKNKRLLMQAKDALELKITWEEAQDLLRPPPSVKPTIVVIEEFEFEEYEEPPVFGKRTIFTARPSGEQDQWAQCDSCSKWRRLPMHALLPPKWTCLDNIWDANRCSCSAPDELSPKELDAFLRDNMDSKRRRITENGHDCEPSGLDALATVAVLGDNIGDLGEPSAGVGATTKHPRHRPGCSCIVCIQPPSGKGKHLPSCKCNVCLTVRRRFKTLMLRKKKKQSEREAELGGQGNEEPPRDGSEIEGASGLALIQMNHSENDSNPNGDNDPIEDAGTSKGQLDLNCDPNREEDMLALIPFDDPAANLPIETSRPVQNDLETLRDCLLAQAAREDEGNCADDTQIGSSDSKQENNRENGAQFLD from the exons ATGGGGTCAAAGTTTTGCATGAACGAGCTGTGTCGTGCGACGACGTCGTCTGAATGGAAGAAAGGTTGGGGCTTGAAATCAGGTGGATTTGCAACGCTGTGTTCCAACTGCGG ATCTGCTTATGAACATCTTGCTTTCTGTGACATGTTTCACATGAACGATTCTGGTTGGAGGGAATGCAGAATGTGTGGAAAG CGTATTCATTGTGGGTGCATTGCTTCAAGATATTTGTACGACTACATGGATTTTGGAGGCATAGGGTGTATAAGCTGTGCAAGGCGTTTGGGAGGGCATGCCTTGAGACCGATACAG ACACCTAATGATGATATACCTAATGGAACCTTGACTATGAACAAAATTGGAGATACACAGCGCGTTGATACTGAAAATAGAATggatgaaaatgattttgacaaGGGAAGGCTTCTGCACTTAAGTAGGACTATGGAGGCACACAAGCCTGGACAACTCTTTCAATCCCAAAACAATGGAAAAATTAAACAAGAAGCCGCAGTTCCCATTAGAGAAGTTGCATGCTTGCCAAATCTCAACCAGCAGTCTGTAGAGACATCCATATTTGGCAAAACAGACATCAACATCCCAAAACAAGGTGTTAAAGATACATATGAATCTATCAATCAGACACCAATGAATTTCTCTTTGAGCACCCCTGTGGGTACGTCAAGTTCTGCCCTGCATATTCTTGCTGGGATTGTTGAAGGAAGGGAACAGAACAAGGTTTCTCCATTTCAACAAGGGCAGAAAGCACACCATATTTTGCCCAAGCCAGTCAAAGCTGCCCATAGTTCGGGCTCTGAACCAAAAAAAGGAATGACTACTCCAAATCGTATTGCAAGACCTCCTGGTGAAGGGCGTGGTGGGAGGAATCAGTTACTGCCTAGATATTGGCCTAGGATAACAGACCAAGAGCTACAGAAGTTATCCGGAGA CTTGAAGTCCAACATTGTACCATTGTTTGAGAAGGTTCTGAGTGCTAGTGATGCTGGTCGAATAGGTCGCCTAGTCCTCCCCAAAGCATGTGCTGAA GCATATTTTCCTGCTATTAACCATTCAGAAGGTATAGCTATACGAGTTCAGGATATAAAGGGGCAGGAATGGACATTTCAGTTCAGATTTTGGCCCAATAACAACAGCAGGATGTATGTTCTAGAGGGCGTTACCCCTTGTATACAGAGCATGCAATTGCAAGCTGGTGATACTG TTACATTTAGTCGAATAGATCCAGGGGGAAAATTAGTCATGGGTTTTCGGAAGGCAACAAATAATGCTGATGCACAG GATTCTCCAAATCCAACCCTTCCCAATGGTGGCAGTTGTACAGAAATTCAAGTTTCTGGTGCCACCGACAATGACATG AACGAAATCAAGGCAATTGACGATCCCTTGCCAAGACCTGTATCTATTcctgagaagaagaagacacgGAACATAGGGTCCAAAAATAAGAGGCTCCTGATGCAAGCAAAAGATGCATTAGAACTTAAGATCACATGGGAAGAAGCACAGGACTTGCTCCGTCCTCCTCCATCTGTGAAGCCAACTATTGTTGTGATTGAGGAATTTGAATTTGAAGAATACGAA GAACCGCCGGTTTTTGGAAAGAGGACAATATTCACCGCTCGACCATCAGG GGAGCAGGACCAATGGGCTCAATGTGACAGTTGCTCCAAATGGCGCCGGTTGCCTATGCATGCTCTCCTTCCACCCAAGTGGACATGTTTGGATAATATTTGGGATGCAAACAG ATGTTCGTGTTCTGCTCCAGATGAGTTAAGCCCAAAAGAACTGGATGCATTCTTGAGAGATAACATGG ATTCCAAGAGGCGGAGAATCACGGAGAACGGGCATGATTGTGAACCTTCTGGGTTGGATGCATTGGCCACTGTTGCGGTACTAGGAGACAACATTGGTGATTTAGGTGAGCCTTCGGCTGGAGTGGGAGCCACGACAAAACATCCTCGACATCGCCCTGGTTGTTCTTGCATTGTTTGCATCCAACCCCCGAGCGGGAAGGGCAAGCATCTCCCATCGTGCAAATGTAACGTTTGTTTGACTGTGAGGCGTCGGTTTAAAACACTCATGCTGCGCAAGAAGAAAAAACAGTCGGAACGCGAAGCCGAACTTGGCGGCCAAGGGAACGAAGAGCCTCCGAGAGATGGATCAGAAATCGAAGGCGCAAGTGGACTAGCGTTGATACAAATGAACCATTCAGAAAACGACAGCAACCCAAATGGAGACAACGATCCTATCGAGGATGCCGGGACCAGCAAGGGACAGCTGGACCTGAACTGTGACCCCAACCGCGAAGAGGACATGCTGGCATTGATACCTTTTGACGACCCCGCAGCTAACCTTCCTATTGAGACATCACGCCCAGTGCAGAACGATCTAGAAACCCTGCGTGACTGTTTGCTCGCTCAAGCTGCCAGGGAAGACGAAGGGAATTGTGCTGATGATACGCAAATCGGATCCTCAGATTCCAAGCAAGAAAACAACAGGGAAAACGGTGCACAATTTCTCGATTAA
- the LOC116004100 gene encoding uncharacterized protein LOC116004100: MTPRNNEGITLSPNHQTISCPRTVQTNEATQMSPPRFEEVHRVFLWILYAQRIPFSLPVGAPESQKQKLKGNWNILNLSKMPAEHQLSVIDIISDDGPSSNFKESAGNEAHVAFSIQGLGKVDAETPVHSPERPGRNFLYGQYFPSKERKKAHSSFKNLTSRPDSLKHELDTMMRDIDMPLHRIPVEPSFCSRSTEDLFSSPTPNLFNKKISPVPDYDMFEDIFEDEELFAKERRKNIWKASPSFLPYGIIDQEEHGSPCKDKLDQIDSGPIHYADRNYEHQDFSFETHQWKKSMISPLEINDTDSPALFSKRWMAQYFEDPSVPNIKCSNYSLGTREYDLDDCKKQTEYSYSTCNDTKESFCFPSEESCFSASVKGDLLDNSRSRHGIYHKQAMETKYSHRNVFGKGIFCSDRNDRNAGGLETFPVSSNIARERSLYPTNHGFSKDIFNLGEVILGSDLYTEDSFAASPQPRSHFDKCRDFPAEHSHCCKHRPEEPSIRQPTRIIVLNPTSGSKMPALFQTSKSQCGPQNSYFDLQRDISEASNVSSSDKKLVDSSSYLEDQCSDTRKEPSCRAPDVTDTTNASKPLEQAEETSSCAEVPVAVEEIHDTGDPSKAQSE; this comes from the exons ATGACTCCAA GGAATAATGAAGGCATTACTCTCAGTCCTAACCATCAGACCATATCGTGCCCTCGTACAGTTCAAACCAATGAAGCTACTCAAATGAGTCCCCCTAGGTTTGAGGAAG TTCATCGTGTTTTCCTGTGGATACTGTATGCCCAAAGAA TACCTTTCAGTTTACCAGTTGGTGCACCTGAATCCCAAAAGCAAAAGTTGAAGGGCAACTGGAACATCTTAAATCTATCGAAGATGCCAGCTGAGCACC AGCTATCTGTTATTGATATTATCAGTGATGATGGTCCAAGTAGCAATTTTAAAGAAAGTGCTGGAAATGAAGCTCATGTTGCCTTTTCTATTCAAG GTTTAGGTAAAGTGGACGCAGAAACACCTGTTCATTCACCGGAGAGGCCTGGAAG GAATTTCTTGTATGGACAgtattttccatcaaaagaaaggaaaaaagctCACTCATCATTTAAAAACCTTACTAGCAGGCCTGACAGCCTTAAGCATGAATTG GATACAATGATGAGGGATATTGATATGCCTTTACATAGAATTCCTGTAGAACCATCTTTCTGCTCTAGGAGCACTGAGGATTTATTTAGCAGCCCTACGCCGAACTTGTTTAACAAAAAAATCTCTCCAGTTCCTGATTATGATATGTTTGAGGACATTTTTGAAGATGAGGAGCTCTTTGcaaaagagagaagaaagaaCATTTGGAAAG CAAGTCCCTCATTTCTACCTTATGGCATTATTGATCAAGAAGAACATGGTTCACCTTGTAAGGACAAGTTGGATCAAATAGATTCTGGTCCTATTCATTATGCAGATAGAAATTATGAGCACCAAGATTTCTCCTTTGAGACCCACCAGTGGAAGAAAAG CATGATATCACCTCTTGAAATCAATGACACAG ATTCCCCTGCACTATTTTCCAAGCGCTGGATGGCCCAGTACTTTGAAGATCCATCAGTTCCAAATATAAAATG CAGCAACTACTCTTTGGGAACTAGAGAGTATGATTTGGATGACTGCAAAAAACAGACAGAATACTCTTACTCTACATGTAATGACACAAAGGAGAGTTTTTGTTTTCCCAG CGAAGAATCATGCTTTTCAGCTTCAG TGAAGGGTGACTTGTTGGACAATAGCAGAAGCCGCCATGGCATATATCATAAACAGGCCATGGAGACTAAATATAGTCACAGGAATGTATTTGGGAAAGGAATATTCTGCAGTGATAGGAATGATAGGAATGCTGGCGGGCTAGAAACCTTCCCAGTTTCATCAAATATTGCTCGAGAAAGGAGTTTATATCCAACAAACCATGGGTTCTCAAAGGATATATTCAATCTAGGTGAAGTGATCTTGGGTTCTGATCTCTACACTGAAGATTCCTTTGCTGCATCACCTCAGCCTCGATCACATTTTGATAAGTGCAGAGATTTTCCTGCTGAACATTCACATTGCTGCAAACATAGGCCAGAAGAACCCAGTATCCGGCAACCAACCAGAATTATAGTTCTAAACCCAACATCTGGATCAAAGATGCCAGCTTTATTTCAGACTTCCAAAAGCCAATGCGGTCCTCAGAATAGCTATTTTGATCTCCAAAGAGACATCTCCGAAGCTAGCAATGTTTCATCATCAGACAAAAAATTGGTGGATTCATCATCGTACCTTGAAGATCAGTGCAGCGATACTAGAAAGGAACCAAGCTGCAGAGCTCCTGATGTAACCGATACTACAAATGCATCAAAGCCTCTGGAACAAGCTGAAGAGACTTCCTCGTGTGCTGAGGTTCCGGTTGCAGTCGAGGAAATTCATGACACTGGAGATCCAAGTAAGGCTCAATCTGAATAA
- the LOC116005106 gene encoding DEAD-box ATP-dependent RNA helicase 20-like, whose protein sequence is MSYVPPHLRNSSAATTVVSNGGDHLHSKLNSRQLPSFTQSKNGFTSNGEYCSNDSGRSSCETVNYLSPRGLVAPDPVFPQWKPSERVLLLKLEQIEEIRLRLNVDVAVALDSHPALAPVESFTDMCLHPSIMKDIALHNYTIPTSVQAQAMPVALSGRDLLGCAETGSGKTAAFTIPMIQHCLAQPPLRRGDGPLALVLAPTRELAQQIETEVKAFSRSLDSFKTAIVVGGTNIGEQRSELRAGVNIVVATPGRLIDHLQQGNTSLSRISFVVLDEADRMLDMGFEPQIREVMHNLPKKHQTLLFSATMPAEIEALAQEYLTDPVRVKVGNVSSPTANVAQILEKVPENEKIDRLLDLLVEESAQAEKSGHPFSLTIVFVERKTKCEEVAEALMKQGLLATALHGGRSQNEREAALRDFRRGPTSILVATDVASRGLDVNGVAHVINLDLPKTMEDYVHRIGRTGRAGSTGQATSFYTDRDMYLVAQIRKAIADVGSGNTVTFATGKTARRKEREAAAAHKEANTALSKLSLMGSTPINVEDKYRHMFAPAMARKEGAADGAWDD, encoded by the exons ATGTCTTATGTACCTCCTCACCTGAGAAACTCCTCCGCCGCCACCACTGTGGTGAGCAACGGCGGCGATCACTTGCACTCGAAGCTCAACTCTCGCCAATTGCCGTCATTTACTCAATCGAAGAACGGTTTTACCAGTAATGGTGAATACTGCTCGAATGATTCCGGCCGGAGCTCATGCGAAACCGTTAATTACTTGTCACCGAGAGGTTTAGTCGCGCCTGACCCCGTCTTTCCTCAGTGGAAACCGTCCGAACGTGTTCTCCTGCTTAAACTTGAACAG ATAGAAGAGATTCGCTTGAGACTTAATGTTGATGTTGCAGTTGCTCTGGATTCACATCCTGCGCTTGCACCTGTAGAATCGTTCACTGATATG TGCTTGCACCCGAGCATCATGAAGGATATTGCACTGCATAATTATACTATCCCCACCTCTGTTCAAGCTCAAGCCATGCCAGTTGCCCTTAGTGGGAGGGACCTTTTGGGTTGTGCAGAAACTGGGAGTGGAAAAACTGCTGCATTCACTATACCAATGATACAG CACTGCCTAGCTCAGCCTCCTCTTCGGCGTGGTGATGGACCATTGGCATTGGTATTGGCACCTACAAGAGAGCTTGCACAACAAATAGAAACAGAG GTTAAAGCTTTCAGTAGATCTCTTGATTCCTTTAAGACTGCAATTGTAGTGGGAGGGACAAACATTGGTGAGCAg AGGTCTGAGCTTCGAGCAGGGGTGAACATAGTTGTTGCTACTCCTGGAAGACTTATTGACCACTTACAACAAGGAAATACCTCCCTTTCCAGGATATCTTTTGTTGTATTGGATGAGGCTGACAGAATGCTTGATATGGGGTTTGAACCTCAGATAAGAGAG GTGATGCACAATCTTCCAAAAAAGCATCAAACTTTGTTGTTTAGTGCGACCATGCCAGCAGAGATTGAAGCACTGGCACAG GAATACTTGACTGACCCAGTGCGGGTAAAGGTTGGAAATGTGAGCAGTCCAACAGCAAATGTAGCTCAGATTTTGGAGAAAGTACCTGAAAATGAGAAG ATTGACCGGCTTCTAGATCTTCTTGTTGAGGAGTCTGCTCAAGCTGAAAAATCTGGCCATCCCTTTTCACTGACCATTGTATTCGTGGAACGAAAG ACAAAGTGTGAAGAAGTTGCAGAAGCATTGATGAAGCAGGGATTGCTTGCAACTGCACTTCATGGTGGCCGTAGTCAAAACGAAAGAGAGGCTGCCCTTCGTGATTTTAGACGTGGTCCTACCAGTATCTTG GTTGCCACTGATGTTGCATCTCGTGGATTGGATGTCAATGGGGTTGCTCATGTAATTAATCTAGATCTTCCAAAG ACCATGGAAGATTATGTTCATCGGATTGGGAGGACCGGTCGTGCAGGATCAACAGGCCAAGCCACATCATTTTATACTGATCGAGATATG TATCTTGTGGCACAAATAAGGAAAGCAATTGCAGATGTTGGGTCTGGCAATACTGTTACTTTTGCGACTGGAAAG ACTGCCAGAAGGAAGGAGAGAGAAGCTGCAGCTGCTCATAAGGAAGCAAATACTGCACTCTCAAAACTGTCCTTAATGGGGTCCACTCCAATAAACGTTGAGGACAAGTATAGGCACATGTTTGCCCCTGCAATGGCCAGGAAAGAGGGAGCTGCAGATGGTGCTTGGGATGATTGA